Proteins encoded within one genomic window of Gloeobacter kilaueensis JS1:
- a CDS encoding DedA family protein: protein MSEHLAQFIQQFLETSGPLSYLLIAGIIFLENAGIPLPGETTLILAGVFAASGSLSFPLVLLSAIGGAVLGDNMGYFIGRRFGRDLVLRFGRRFGLTQEKFDRAEAAFLKNSAWAVFVGRFIVLLRILAGPLAGMTRMPWPKFVLFNSLGAIAWASAIGTAAYLFGNVVLEYVEKLGIWGLILLVVAIVLFGTVRHFMDERSEKRAAARAKTEQTTASK from the coding sequence ATGAGCGAGCACCTGGCGCAGTTCATTCAGCAGTTTTTAGAGACGAGCGGCCCGCTGAGCTATCTGCTGATCGCAGGAATCATCTTCTTAGAAAACGCAGGTATTCCCCTGCCGGGCGAGACGACGCTCATCCTGGCGGGGGTGTTTGCTGCGAGTGGTTCGCTCTCCTTTCCGCTGGTGCTGCTCTCAGCCATCGGCGGCGCGGTGCTGGGCGACAACATGGGTTACTTTATCGGTCGGCGCTTTGGCCGCGATCTGGTGCTCAGGTTCGGTCGCCGCTTTGGCCTCACCCAAGAAAAATTTGACCGCGCCGAGGCAGCGTTCTTAAAAAACAGTGCCTGGGCGGTGTTTGTCGGTCGCTTCATCGTGCTGCTGCGCATCCTCGCCGGCCCCCTCGCCGGGATGACCCGGATGCCCTGGCCCAAGTTCGTCCTCTTCAACAGCCTGGGGGCGATTGCCTGGGCTTCGGCGATCGGCACCGCCGCCTATCTCTTCGGCAATGTCGTGCTCGAATACGTCGAAAAGCTCGGTATCTGGGGGCTCATCCTGCTGGTGGTGGCGATCGTGCTTTTTGGCACCGTCCGCCACTTTATGGACGAGCGCTCCGAGAAGCGCGCCGCTGCCAGAGCCAAGACCGAACAGACGACTGCCTCCAAATAA
- a CDS encoding FAD-binding oxidoreductase — MIRTASSISNELRSFLEAEQVVVFEDLGALWQQKLRCAVEEPGAIGCVVYPASEAELAEVVACAARNRWRMLPAGHSSKLGWAHPASELDLVVSTARLNGLIEHSSGDLTATAQAGIAFGQLQTELARAGQFLPLDPAYGEEATLGGILATADAGALRHRYGSLRDLCLGVRFVRADGQVAKAGGRVVKNVAGYDLMKLLGGSFGTLGIVSEITVRLYPLPQATGTVILAGTPDWLQQRAQNLLASHLTPIAVEFLSPRWARRLEVSKEAALLVRFGGSTAGVAEQMGQLVGGTVYQPDAPLWERLQALPWEDFSRVVCKVGVLAAQVSTAIAGFEAIGEERGLAVSSRFAAGSGHGFLRFEPAAVESLVEAIRAARALCQEHRGFLTILEAESTLKRQCDTWGFTGSALPLMGRIKRQFDPEGLLSPHRFVGGL; from the coding sequence ATGATCCGCACTGCTTCCTCCATCTCCAACGAACTGCGCTCGTTTCTCGAAGCGGAGCAGGTCGTGGTCTTTGAGGATCTCGGTGCGCTGTGGCAACAGAAGTTGAGGTGCGCGGTAGAAGAGCCGGGTGCGATTGGCTGCGTCGTCTATCCGGCCAGCGAGGCAGAACTGGCGGAGGTGGTGGCCTGTGCGGCCCGCAACCGCTGGCGGATGTTGCCTGCAGGCCACAGCAGCAAGCTTGGTTGGGCCCATCCGGCCTCGGAGCTGGATCTGGTGGTGAGCACGGCGCGGCTGAATGGGTTGATCGAGCATTCGAGCGGCGATCTGACGGCGACGGCCCAGGCGGGGATTGCTTTTGGGCAACTGCAGACCGAACTGGCGCGAGCAGGACAGTTTCTGCCCCTCGATCCGGCCTACGGCGAGGAGGCTACCCTGGGAGGGATCCTGGCCACTGCCGATGCCGGGGCGCTGCGCCACCGCTACGGCAGTCTCAGGGATCTGTGCCTGGGGGTCCGCTTCGTGCGCGCCGACGGGCAGGTGGCAAAGGCGGGGGGGCGCGTGGTCAAGAATGTCGCCGGTTACGACCTGATGAAACTGCTGGGCGGCTCCTTCGGCACGCTGGGGATCGTAAGTGAAATTACCGTGCGCCTCTATCCATTGCCCCAGGCGACAGGTACGGTGATCCTCGCTGGAACGCCAGATTGGCTGCAGCAGAGAGCCCAGAACCTCCTCGCCTCGCACCTGACGCCCATCGCCGTCGAATTTCTCTCGCCGCGCTGGGCAAGGCGACTGGAAGTGTCAAAAGAAGCGGCTCTGCTGGTGCGCTTCGGCGGCTCGACTGCCGGGGTGGCCGAGCAGATGGGGCAACTGGTGGGCGGTACTGTTTATCAGCCCGATGCGCCGCTCTGGGAGCGCCTGCAGGCGTTGCCCTGGGAGGATTTTAGCCGGGTTGTCTGTAAAGTTGGTGTGCTTGCGGCCCAGGTGAGTACGGCAATCGCAGGCTTCGAGGCGATTGGCGAGGAGCGGGGGCTTGCGGTGTCCAGCCGGTTTGCGGCGGGGAGTGGCCACGGCTTTTTGCGCTTCGAGCCGGCTGCAGTCGAGTCTCTGGTAGAGGCGATCAGGGCGGCGCGGGCGCTCTGCCAGGAGCATCGCGGTTTTTTGACGATTCTTGAAGCTGAGAGTACATTGAAGCGCCAGTGCGATACCTGGGGTTTTACAGGTAGTGCGCTGCCCTTGATGGGCCGGATCAAGCGCCAGTTCGATCCAGAGGGCTTGCTCAGCCCGCACCGCTTCGTTGGAGGTCTTTGA
- a CDS encoding MerR family transcriptional regulator, whose amino-acid sequence MSSMDIRKKGYRIGELAHLAKVNPRTIDFYTREGLLDPLDRDDAHQHRYYSTAALDRLLLIKHLRGRHMSLAEIREHLKGMQQPEQREVIQTLQSLCQQIDSLHDQLEDVMPIAARSDRELLMGMTVEAMQKVATLTAVLTTLLT is encoded by the coding sequence ATGAGTTCGATGGACATTCGCAAGAAGGGTTACCGCATCGGGGAGTTGGCGCACCTGGCAAAGGTCAATCCACGCACGATCGACTTTTACACCCGCGAGGGGCTGCTCGACCCACTCGATCGCGACGATGCCCACCAGCACCGTTACTACTCGACAGCCGCCCTCGATCGGCTGTTGCTCATCAAGCATCTGCGGGGGCGGCACATGAGCCTGGCGGAGATCCGCGAGCACCTCAAAGGTATGCAGCAGCCCGAGCAGCGCGAGGTGATCCAGACGCTGCAATCGCTCTGCCAGCAGATCGATAGCCTCCACGATCAGCTCGAGGACGTGATGCCGATTGCGGCGCGCTCGGACCGCGAGTTGCTGATGGGTATGACCGTCGAAGCGATGCAGAAGGTGGCTACCCTGACGGCGGTGCTCACGACGCTTTTGACGTGA
- a CDS encoding DUF1517 domain-containing protein: protein MTSWRDRLNRMAGRTRFVVCRLFIHLAGEDVAPLLGVLNQEGRRVVASDGDIEVLGNSLVNVVQALLQYDSYWRSAANEGDVLWDEGQASDAFNAMFTDSARRYLSGPDLQTGPPGADQPLTLKATRNLVVMITVAYEGESAELETDLTSAEALSKGLQALINLHYGNRLRAIQVHFSPAQLGDELTPDQLLVNFPELVPI from the coding sequence GTGACCTCCTGGCGCGATCGACTCAACCGTATGGCTGGCCGGACCCGCTTCGTGGTCTGCCGCCTGTTCATCCATCTGGCCGGTGAAGATGTGGCCCCGCTTTTGGGCGTCCTCAATCAGGAAGGCCGCCGGGTCGTCGCCTCCGATGGCGACATCGAAGTACTGGGCAACAGCCTGGTGAATGTTGTCCAGGCGCTGCTGCAGTACGACAGCTACTGGCGCTCGGCGGCCAACGAGGGCGATGTGCTCTGGGACGAGGGCCAGGCGAGCGACGCTTTTAATGCCATGTTCACCGACTCGGCCCGCCGCTATCTAAGTGGACCGGATCTGCAGACTGGCCCGCCTGGAGCCGACCAGCCCCTGACCCTCAAGGCGACCCGCAATCTGGTGGTGATGATCACTGTCGCCTACGAGGGCGAGTCTGCCGAGCTTGAGACCGACCTCACCAGCGCCGAGGCGCTCTCAAAAGGTCTGCAGGCGCTCATCAACCTGCACTACGGCAACAGGCTGCGGGCGATCCAGGTTCATTTTTCGCCCGCCCAACTGGGCGACGAACTCACCCCCGATCAGCTCCTGGTCAACTTTCCAGAGCTGGTGCCGATCTAA
- a CDS encoding CO2 hydration protein, translated as MENLSFANLSLAALKQLLSQRLEAGGLLSHSDDNLLEVVGILGSYGIVLDGYSRNLIYIAEHQFLVSLSPFKYFNGKVTFKKLVDHSLHHRLNYEYAEYCARTLYWHGNQKLNDYLQGPEFGGRAERAIRAKFHNNPAALALHKVFPITLPEQVRKLCYYHILGQFWRVMSSIFLSLAERYDQGQIQSIPDVVTHIANGLGKAADQPLTYSVPIDGKTYELIPAEAELRWVSEAAVPYVEIVFFRAIPFRGTVSYTSDAAQIPAERDAFSYGVLYADPLRVGAAGVTPMLLMQDLHRFLPDFLRRHYREDTRSREAINIDMNKTFQKSMFCVTNAAVLALAPLSAGGPESAELRRAYFDTWAQRIVPTKLAEIEP; from the coding sequence GTGGAAAATCTCTCTTTTGCCAACCTCTCCCTGGCGGCGCTCAAGCAGCTGCTGAGCCAGCGCCTGGAAGCAGGAGGACTGCTATCCCATAGCGACGACAATCTGCTCGAAGTCGTCGGTATCCTCGGTAGCTACGGCATCGTCCTCGATGGCTACTCGCGCAATTTGATATATATAGCCGAGCACCAGTTTCTGGTTTCGCTCTCGCCTTTTAAGTACTTCAACGGCAAAGTGACCTTCAAGAAGCTGGTCGATCACAGTCTGCACCACCGCCTGAATTATGAGTACGCCGAGTACTGTGCCCGCACCCTCTACTGGCACGGCAACCAGAAGCTCAACGATTACCTCCAGGGGCCAGAATTTGGCGGGCGGGCCGAGCGGGCAATTCGAGCAAAGTTCCACAACAACCCGGCTGCCCTGGCGCTGCACAAAGTGTTTCCGATTACTCTGCCAGAGCAGGTGCGCAAGTTGTGCTATTACCACATCCTCGGCCAGTTCTGGCGGGTGATGAGTTCGATATTTCTCTCGCTTGCCGAGCGCTACGACCAGGGCCAGATTCAGTCGATCCCCGATGTCGTCACCCACATCGCCAACGGTCTGGGCAAGGCGGCTGATCAGCCCCTCACCTATTCAGTGCCGATCGACGGTAAAACCTACGAGCTAATCCCGGCTGAGGCGGAGCTGCGCTGGGTGAGTGAAGCTGCCGTTCCCTACGTCGAGATCGTCTTTTTTCGGGCTATACCTTTCCGGGGCACCGTCTCCTATACCTCCGACGCCGCCCAGATTCCGGCGGAGCGCGACGCATTCAGCTACGGTGTGCTCTACGCCGATCCGCTCAGGGTGGGTGCTGCCGGTGTCACGCCGATGCTTTTGATGCAGGATCTCCACCGCTTCTTGCCGGACTTTCTCAGGCGGCACTACCGGGAGGATACCCGCAGCCGGGAGGCGATCAACATCGACATGAACAAGACTTTTCAAAAGTCGATGTTCTGCGTCACCAACGCCGCCGTTCTGGCTCTGGCACCCCTTTCTGCCGGTGGCCCAGAATCCGCCGAATTGCGCCGGGCCTACTTCGACACCTGGGCGCAGCGCATCGTCCCGACCAAACTCGCCGAAATCGAGCCATAA
- the thiD gene encoding bifunctional hydroxymethylpyrimidine kinase/phosphomethylpyrimidine kinase, translating into MSIPRALTIAGSDSGGGAGIQADLRTFAFHCVHGMSALTCVTAQNTLGVQGVVPLEADFVALQIESVLGDIGVDSVKTGMLFDAPIIRRVAQLAAQLPLPNLVVDPVMVSRTGARLLADEAVAALRDSLLPLATIVTPNLHEARILSGLTIETIEDMAAAAQRIAALGARYVLVKGGALGVGRGSDVFYDGKQTVVLATETVDTPHTHGTGCTLAAAIAAQLALGEPLPTAVRLAKNYVTRALHHSLAIGGGQGPVGHFWPLIGAK; encoded by the coding sequence GTGAGCATCCCCCGCGCCCTCACGATCGCCGGTTCCGATTCAGGTGGTGGGGCGGGCATCCAGGCGGACCTGCGCACCTTCGCCTTCCACTGCGTTCACGGCATGTCGGCCCTCACCTGCGTCACCGCCCAGAACACCCTGGGAGTGCAGGGAGTGGTGCCCCTCGAAGCCGATTTCGTCGCCCTGCAGATCGAATCGGTACTGGGCGATATCGGCGTCGATAGCGTCAAGACCGGGATGCTCTTTGACGCGCCGATCATCCGCCGGGTAGCTCAACTGGCAGCCCAGTTGCCGCTGCCAAATCTGGTGGTCGATCCGGTGATGGTCTCGCGCACCGGTGCCCGGCTACTGGCCGATGAGGCAGTAGCTGCCCTGCGCGACAGCCTTTTGCCCCTCGCTACCATCGTCACGCCCAACCTGCACGAGGCGCGGATCCTGAGCGGTCTCACCATCGAGACGATCGAGGATATGGCCGCTGCTGCCCAGCGCATTGCAGCCCTCGGAGCGCGCTATGTTCTTGTCAAAGGCGGAGCCCTAGGAGTGGGACGCGGCAGCGATGTCTTTTATGACGGCAAACAGACAGTTGTGCTGGCGACGGAGACCGTCGATACACCCCACACCCACGGCACCGGCTGCACCCTCGCCGCTGCCATCGCAGCCCAGCTTGCCCTGGGGGAGCCTTTGCCCACTGCCGTCCGTCTGGCAAAAAATTACGTCACCCGCGCCCTGCACCACAGCCTCGCCATCGGCGGCGGCCAGGGTCCGGTGGGCCATTTCTGGCCTCTCATCGGGGCGAAATAG
- a CDS encoding GFA family protein has translation MIVAACHCGSLRLEIDSPPTEITECNCSICRRYGVLWAYYTPDQVRLQAGALTDIYMWDDRSIAFHRCRTCGCVSHWAPVDPGRNRMGINARLMAPEIVAQARVRHLDGANTERYID, from the coding sequence ATGATCGTGGCTGCCTGTCATTGCGGCTCCCTCCGCCTGGAGATCGACTCTCCCCCCACCGAGATCACCGAATGCAACTGCTCGATCTGTCGCCGCTACGGTGTGCTCTGGGCCTACTACACACCGGATCAGGTGCGCCTTCAGGCAGGAGCGCTTACCGACATCTATATGTGGGACGACCGGTCCATCGCGTTCCATCGCTGCCGCACCTGTGGCTGTGTCTCCCACTGGGCACCGGTCGATCCGGGGCGCAACCGGATGGGCATCAATGCCCGGCTCATGGCACCTGAAATTGTGGCGCAGGCCCGCGTCCGGCACCTCGATGGTGCAAACACCGAACGATATATCGACTGA
- the gltB gene encoding glutamate synthase large subunit gives MTYPYQFEDEYSRERDACGVGFLADSRGRASHDLIARALVALGCLEHRGGCGADQDTGDGAGLLCAIPWAILADWCEQSGIAVPAPEQRAVGMLFLPQAGEALESCRTIAEAAFEREGFVVVGWRPVPIEPGCLGPQAARTRPAIFQVILESTLPGDGDELERRLYLARKAIRSTIDRTQPWEVARTFHFASLSSRTIVYKGMVRSEVLSRFYSDLTDVRFESAFAIYHRRFSTNTFPRWPLAQPLRLLGHNGEINTVLGNRNWLAAREPELHSTLWGERIEQLKPVLELEGSDSASLDNAFELLVRSGRDPLHSMMMLVPEAFRNQPALADHPEVIGFYEYHGSLQEAWDGPALVVFSDGIQVGAALDRNGLRPARYAITDDGLVIVSSEAGVSDLPLERIVEKGRLGPGQMIAVDLATGEILKNWHIKKQVSARQPYGEWVAQHRRTLAQSVHPGTPEQSAHTLLVRQRATGYTLEDVERIIVPMAQGAKEPLMSMGDDTPLAVLSQKERLLYDYFKQRFAQVTNPAIDPIREGLVMSLGMYLGPRGSWLEEKPEFARLIRLASPILGESQLAELRSLSAPFQAVDLELLFDIEAGPEALEVRLGALCAEAEAAVRAGASVLVLTDRSLGAGRALLPPLLAVGAIHHHLIRVGLRLRASIVVETAQCWSTHHFACLFGYGASAVCPYLAYETIRQWWAAPATRELVRNGKIEDLSAVQLQQNYIQAVEAGLLKILSKMGISLLSSYAGAQIFEAIGIGEAVIERAFTGTTSRVGGLNFSEIAHEVLQFHIAAYPEASAQKLANYGFITYRPGGEFHINNPKMVKALHAAIKLPQSAGDERERLYSDYVEQVRSRPPAALRDLLDFRSGRAAISIDEVEPIENILRRFCTGGMSLGALGREAHEVLAIAMNRIGGKSNSGEGGEDPVRFKALEDVQSNGTSPSLPGIFGLRNGDRASSAIKQVASGRFGVTPEYLVSAQQLEIKIAQGAKPGEGGQLPGHKVDRYIAGLRRSKPGVPLISPPPHHDIYSIEDLAQLIFDLHQINPTAQVSVKLVAEVGIGTIAAGVAKANADVIQISGHEGGTGASPLSSIKHAGVPWELGLAEVHQVLLTNQLRDRVVLRVDGGIRTGYEVVQAAMLGAEEYGFGSIAMIAEGCIMARVCHLNTCPKGVATQNPELRRRFDGLPEHVVNFFVFVAEEVRSLLAALGFRTLEEVIGRGDLLVQRQLPLAKTGRLDLTRLLAVQPDAARDWLHHSECAHDNGPVLDDLILSDAEVQKAIKEHGQLHRVLPILNTDRSVGGRISGTIARLHGDTGFGGELVLSFNGSAGQSFGAFNLQGMTLVLIGEANDYVGKGMNGGEIHIRPFAGAPYKAHQNVIIGNTCLYGATGGALFASGQAGERFAVRNSLATAVIEGCGDHGCEYMTGGTVVVLGPVGRNFGAGMTGGIAYVLDENENFRPLVNLDNDKVVQRVPRGAGEAQLLGLIQAHYRKTDSDLACRILEDWESYLPRFWQVVPPSEKDSPLARSESVLTPAE, from the coding sequence ATGACCTATCCCTATCAGTTTGAAGACGAGTACAGCCGCGAGCGCGACGCCTGCGGCGTTGGTTTTCTGGCCGACAGCCGGGGCCGGGCCAGTCATGATCTGATCGCTCGGGCGCTGGTGGCCCTCGGTTGTCTTGAGCACCGGGGAGGTTGCGGCGCGGATCAAGACACCGGGGACGGGGCGGGCCTGCTGTGCGCGATTCCCTGGGCGATTCTCGCAGACTGGTGCGAGCAGTCGGGCATCGCTGTGCCGGCTCCTGAACAGCGGGCGGTGGGAATGCTCTTTTTGCCCCAGGCGGGCGAGGCGCTCGAAAGCTGCCGGACGATTGCCGAGGCGGCATTCGAGCGCGAAGGCTTTGTCGTGGTCGGCTGGCGGCCTGTGCCGATCGAGCCGGGCTGTCTTGGGCCGCAGGCGGCGCGCACCCGGCCTGCGATCTTTCAGGTGATTTTAGAGAGCACGCTTCCCGGCGACGGCGACGAACTGGAGCGGCGGCTCTACCTGGCCCGCAAGGCGATCCGCTCGACGATCGACCGCACCCAGCCCTGGGAGGTGGCGCGCACGTTCCACTTCGCCTCGCTTTCAAGCCGCACGATCGTCTACAAGGGCATGGTGCGCTCGGAGGTGCTCAGCCGCTTTTATAGCGATCTTACCGACGTGCGCTTCGAGAGCGCCTTTGCCATCTACCACCGCCGCTTCTCGACCAATACGTTTCCGCGCTGGCCCCTGGCCCAACCGCTCAGGCTGCTGGGCCACAACGGCGAAATCAACACGGTCCTGGGCAACCGCAACTGGCTTGCCGCCCGCGAACCGGAATTGCACAGCACCCTCTGGGGCGAGCGCATCGAGCAACTCAAGCCGGTCCTCGAACTGGAAGGCTCCGATTCTGCCTCCCTCGACAACGCCTTTGAACTATTGGTGCGCTCGGGCCGCGACCCGCTGCACAGCATGATGATGCTCGTACCCGAGGCGTTTCGCAACCAGCCCGCCCTGGCGGATCATCCCGAGGTGATAGGCTTCTACGAGTACCACGGCTCGCTACAGGAAGCCTGGGACGGCCCGGCCCTGGTCGTCTTCAGCGACGGAATCCAGGTCGGTGCCGCCCTTGATCGCAATGGCCTGCGGCCCGCCCGCTACGCGATCACAGACGACGGCTTGGTGATCGTCTCTTCGGAGGCGGGGGTGAGCGATCTGCCCCTGGAGCGGATCGTCGAGAAGGGCCGCCTCGGACCGGGGCAGATGATCGCCGTCGATCTGGCGACGGGCGAGATTCTCAAAAACTGGCACATCAAAAAGCAGGTGAGCGCCCGCCAGCCCTACGGCGAGTGGGTGGCCCAGCACCGGCGGACCCTTGCCCAGAGCGTCCATCCGGGCACGCCCGAGCAGTCGGCCCATACCCTGCTGGTGCGCCAGCGGGCCACCGGCTACACCCTCGAAGATGTCGAGCGGATCATCGTGCCGATGGCCCAGGGAGCAAAAGAACCCCTGATGTCGATGGGCGACGACACACCGCTTGCGGTGCTCTCCCAAAAAGAACGGCTGCTCTACGACTACTTCAAGCAGCGCTTTGCCCAGGTGACCAACCCGGCCATCGACCCGATCCGCGAGGGACTGGTGATGTCGCTCGGGATGTACCTCGGGCCACGGGGAAGCTGGCTTGAAGAAAAACCTGAATTTGCCCGGTTGATTCGGCTGGCAAGCCCGATTTTGGGCGAAAGCCAGCTCGCTGAGCTGCGCTCGCTGTCAGCTCCCTTTCAAGCGGTCGATCTGGAGCTGTTGTTCGATATCGAGGCGGGGCCGGAGGCGCTCGAAGTGCGTCTGGGGGCGCTGTGCGCCGAGGCCGAAGCCGCCGTGCGCGCCGGGGCGAGCGTGCTGGTGCTTACAGACCGCAGCCTCGGGGCTGGGCGGGCGCTGTTGCCGCCGTTGCTCGCCGTCGGTGCCATCCACCACCACCTGATCCGGGTGGGCCTCCGCCTGCGCGCCTCGATCGTCGTCGAGACCGCCCAGTGCTGGAGCACCCACCACTTCGCCTGCCTGTTCGGCTATGGGGCGAGTGCGGTCTGTCCTTACCTCGCCTACGAGACGATCCGCCAGTGGTGGGCCGCGCCTGCCACCCGCGAGCTGGTGCGCAACGGCAAGATCGAAGACCTGAGCGCTGTGCAGCTGCAGCAGAACTATATCCAGGCCGTCGAGGCGGGGCTCCTCAAGATTCTCTCGAAGATGGGCATCTCGCTTTTGAGTAGCTACGCCGGGGCCCAGATCTTCGAGGCGATTGGCATCGGCGAGGCGGTGATCGAGCGGGCCTTTACCGGTACGACCTCCCGCGTCGGTGGCCTCAACTTTAGCGAGATCGCCCACGAAGTCCTGCAGTTTCACATTGCCGCCTACCCCGAAGCGTCGGCCCAGAAACTCGCCAACTACGGCTTTATCACCTACCGGCCAGGGGGCGAGTTTCATATCAACAATCCCAAAATGGTCAAGGCGCTGCACGCTGCGATCAAGCTGCCCCAGAGTGCCGGCGATGAGCGCGAACGGCTCTATAGCGACTACGTCGAGCAGGTGCGCTCCCGTCCGCCTGCGGCCCTGCGCGATCTCTTAGATTTTCGGAGCGGGCGGGCGGCGATTTCGATCGACGAAGTCGAACCGATCGAAAACATCCTGCGCCGCTTCTGTACCGGCGGCATGTCCCTCGGTGCCCTGGGCCGCGAGGCCCACGAAGTCCTGGCCATCGCCATGAACCGCATCGGCGGCAAGTCCAACTCCGGCGAGGGGGGCGAGGATCCGGTGCGCTTCAAAGCCCTCGAAGACGTACAGTCCAACGGCACTTCCCCTTCTTTGCCGGGGATTTTCGGACTGCGCAACGGCGATCGGGCCAGTTCCGCCATCAAGCAGGTGGCCAGTGGCCGCTTCGGCGTCACCCCCGAGTACCTGGTGAGCGCCCAGCAGCTTGAGATCAAGATCGCCCAGGGGGCCAAGCCTGGCGAAGGGGGCCAACTACCCGGCCACAAAGTCGATCGCTACATCGCCGGGTTGCGCCGCTCCAAGCCCGGTGTGCCTCTTATTTCGCCGCCGCCCCACCACGACATCTACTCGATCGAAGATCTGGCCCAGTTGATCTTCGATCTGCACCAGATCAACCCCACCGCCCAGGTCTCAGTCAAGCTGGTGGCCGAGGTCGGCATCGGCACGATCGCCGCCGGTGTGGCCAAGGCCAACGCCGATGTGATCCAGATCTCAGGCCACGAGGGCGGTACGGGTGCTTCTCCCCTCAGCTCGATCAAACACGCCGGTGTGCCCTGGGAACTGGGTCTGGCCGAAGTCCACCAGGTGCTGCTCACCAACCAGCTGCGCGATCGGGTGGTCCTCAGGGTCGATGGCGGCATCCGCACCGGCTACGAGGTGGTGCAGGCGGCGATGCTCGGAGCCGAAGAGTACGGCTTCGGCTCGATCGCGATGATCGCCGAAGGCTGCATCATGGCCCGCGTCTGCCATCTCAACACCTGCCCCAAGGGCGTCGCCACCCAGAACCCCGAGTTGCGCCGCCGCTTCGACGGCCTGCCCGAGCACGTCGTCAACTTCTTCGTCTTCGTCGCCGAGGAGGTGCGCTCGCTCCTCGCTGCCCTTGGTTTTCGCACCCTGGAGGAGGTGATTGGCCGGGGCGATCTGCTGGTGCAGCGGCAGCTACCCTTAGCCAAGACCGGCAGGCTCGATCTCACCCGTCTGCTCGCCGTCCAGCCCGACGCCGCGCGGGACTGGCTCCACCACAGCGAGTGCGCCCACGACAACGGCCCGGTGCTCGACGATCTGATCTTGAGCGACGCCGAAGTCCAAAAAGCGATCAAAGAGCATGGCCAGTTGCACAGGGTTCTACCGATCCTCAACACCGACCGCAGCGTCGGAGGCCGCATCAGCGGCACGATCGCCAGGTTGCACGGCGACACCGGCTTTGGCGGTGAACTGGTCCTCAGCTTCAACGGCTCGGCGGGCCAGAGCTTCGGAGCCTTCAACCTGCAGGGGATGACCCTGGTCTTGATCGGCGAAGCGAACGACTACGTCGGCAAGGGGATGAACGGCGGCGAGATCCACATCCGTCCCTTCGCCGGTGCGCCCTACAAGGCTCACCAAAACGTGATCATCGGCAACACCTGCCTCTACGGGGCGACCGGTGGAGCCTTGTTTGCCAGCGGCCAGGCGGGCGAGCGCTTCGCTGTGCGCAATTCGCTCGCTACCGCCGTCATCGAGGGCTGCGGCGATCACGGCTGCGAGTACATGACCGGCGGCACGGTGGTGGTGCTCGGGCCGGTGGGCCGCAACTTTGGGGCGGGCATGACCGGCGGCATCGCCTACGTGCTCGACGAAAACGAAAACTTCCGGCCCCTGGTCAACCTCGACAACGACAAGGTGGTGCAGCGGGTGCCGCGCGGCGCGGGCGAAGCCCAGTTGCTCGGCCTCATCCAGGCGCACTACCGCAAGACCGACAGCGACCTTGCCTGCCGGATTCTCGAAGATTGGGAAAGCTATCTGCCTCGCTTCTGGCAGGTGGTGCCGCCCTCTGAAAAGGATTCTCCTCTCGCCCGCAGCGAGTCGGTCCTCACCCCTGCCGAATAA